The following proteins are co-located in the Ailuropoda melanoleuca isolate Jingjing chromosome 13, ASM200744v2, whole genome shotgun sequence genome:
- the LOC117795590 gene encoding rho GTPase-activating protein 27-like, translated as MAADVEGDVYVLVEHPFEYTGKDGRRVAIQPNERYRLLRRSTEHWWHVRREPGGRPFYLPAQYVRELPALGDPAAASPPDSENVYEAIQDVRGPPREERAQQALATWRKEVQPRALRLPVQPGQEAPHLSRLLGLEGAPGPRFPVLCREL; from the exons ATGGCGGCGGACGTCGAGGGGGACGTGTACGTGTTGGTGGAGCATCCCTTCGAGTACACGGGCAAGGACGGGCGCCGCGTTGCTATCCAGCCCAACGAGCGCTACCGGCTGCTGCGCCGCAGCACCGAGCACTGGTGGCACGTCCGGCGCGAGCCCGGCGGCCGCCCCTTCTACCTGCCCGCGCAGTACGTGCGCGAGCTGCCGGCGCTCGGGGACCCCGCCGCCGCCTCGCCGCC TGACTCCGAGAACGTCTACGAGGCCATCCAGGACGTGCGCGGCCCGCCGCGGGAGGAGCGCGCGCAGCAG GCATTGGCCACCTGGAGGAAAGAGGTACAGCCCCGGGCCCTGCGGCTGCCTGTGcagccaggccaggaggccccgcACCTGAGTAGGCTGCTGGGATTAGAAGGAGCCCCAGGGCCCCGGTTCCCTGTCCTCTGCCGAGAACTGTGA